From a region of the Tenggerimyces flavus genome:
- a CDS encoding FAD-binding oxidoreductase encodes MSILLRSGDDGYDEARKVWNGAIDRRPAAIARVTSAADVAQALRFARDQGLEVTVRGGGHSVAGLAVQDDAMMIDLSAMRHVHVDPQAKTATVGGGALLSDLDRATQEYGLATTGGVVSHTGVGGLTLGGGIGHLMRRFGLTVDNLLAAELVTANGDRLDVDAEREPELFWGLRGGGGNFGVVTKFTYRLHEVGPTVLGGPVFWPLTDAPKVLAALVEYAQVAPDELSLGFTVRYAPPAPFLAPEHHGKAVVGLLLVWTGDPAAGEAAMAPLRHFGTPVGDGVRPQPYTAIQSMLDASSPHGAHYYWRAHRLPTLTIDDIDTFVAAIESSTSPMSHVVGLAVGGAVSRVDAEATAVGPREPGFEANVVAAWQPGEDPEPHRKWVRAQSESLRPRVFGLWSHFLSDEGADGVRLAYQGRMDRLTLLKDRYDPHNVFRFNANIAPARRGSGQSRAANGRHPE; translated from the coding sequence ATGAGCATCCTGCTGCGTTCCGGAGACGACGGCTACGACGAAGCGCGAAAGGTCTGGAACGGCGCGATCGACCGCCGCCCGGCCGCCATCGCCCGCGTCACCAGTGCCGCCGACGTCGCCCAAGCGCTCCGGTTCGCGCGGGACCAAGGCCTCGAGGTCACCGTACGAGGCGGCGGCCACTCCGTCGCCGGCCTCGCCGTCCAGGACGACGCCATGATGATCGACCTGTCCGCCATGCGCCACGTCCACGTCGATCCCCAAGCCAAGACGGCGACCGTCGGCGGGGGAGCGCTGCTCAGCGATCTCGACCGCGCGACCCAGGAGTACGGGCTCGCGACGACGGGCGGCGTGGTCAGCCACACCGGCGTCGGCGGCCTCACGCTCGGCGGCGGCATCGGCCATCTGATGCGCCGCTTCGGCCTCACCGTCGACAACCTGCTGGCCGCGGAGCTCGTCACCGCGAACGGCGACCGCCTCGACGTCGACGCCGAACGCGAACCCGAGCTGTTCTGGGGACTTCGCGGTGGCGGTGGCAACTTCGGCGTGGTCACGAAGTTCACGTACCGGCTGCACGAGGTCGGGCCGACCGTCCTCGGCGGGCCGGTGTTCTGGCCGTTGACCGACGCGCCGAAGGTGCTCGCCGCTCTTGTCGAGTACGCGCAGGTAGCGCCGGACGAGCTCAGCCTGGGCTTCACGGTGCGGTACGCGCCGCCGGCGCCGTTCCTCGCACCGGAGCACCACGGCAAGGCGGTCGTCGGGTTGCTGCTGGTCTGGACCGGAGACCCCGCGGCGGGGGAGGCCGCGATGGCGCCGCTCCGACACTTCGGCACGCCCGTCGGCGACGGCGTCCGCCCGCAGCCGTACACGGCGATCCAGTCCATGCTCGACGCCAGCAGCCCCCACGGCGCGCACTACTACTGGCGCGCGCATCGCCTTCCCACCTTGACGATCGACGACATCGACACGTTCGTCGCGGCGATCGAGTCGTCGACCTCGCCGATGTCGCACGTCGTCGGCCTCGCGGTCGGCGGCGCGGTGTCGCGCGTCGACGCCGAGGCGACGGCGGTCGGTCCGCGCGAGCCCGGGTTCGAGGCGAACGTCGTCGCGGCCTGGCAGCCGGGCGAGGACCCGGAGCCGCATCGAAAGTGGGTACGAGCCCAGTCCGAAAGTCTGAGGCCCCGCGTCTTCGGTCTGTGGTCGCACTTCCTGTCCGACGAGGGGGCGGACGGGGTACGGCTCGCGTACCAGGGCCGAATGGACCGGCTGACCCTACTCAAGGACCGCTACGACCCCCACAACGTCTTCCGTTTCAACGCCAATATCGCGCCGGCTCGTCGAGGCAGCGGTCAAAGTCGGGCGGCCAACGGCCGTCACCCGGAGTGA
- a CDS encoding spermidine synthase: protein MPDRRPPSRTRPATKSKVAGPAAYAGTHETATGFIELTSDRDDPDGWMVVVNGAPSSYVHLGDPTRLEFEYVRWIGDLLDVCAPEGEPLRVAHLGGAGCTLARYVAATRPRSPQVVFELDPVIVDLMREAFAPGRKGFKLRAGDAREGVAHLQPDSYDVMIRDAFDGDQVPPHLTTLEFAQDVARVLGRDGIYVANVADRSTQLIARAEAATMRAAFTDVALVAEPGQLRGRRYGNVLLLASNGTLPLDPLTRRLASGAVRARLVPPDRVVELSAGLPPLTDAGF from the coding sequence ATGCCAGACCGTCGCCCGCCGAGCCGTACCAGACCGGCCACCAAGTCCAAGGTGGCGGGACCGGCGGCGTACGCGGGCACGCACGAGACGGCGACCGGCTTCATCGAGCTGACCTCCGACCGGGACGACCCGGACGGCTGGATGGTCGTCGTCAACGGCGCCCCGAGCTCGTACGTCCATCTCGGCGACCCGACTCGGCTGGAGTTCGAGTACGTGCGCTGGATCGGCGACCTGCTCGACGTGTGCGCGCCGGAGGGCGAACCGCTGCGGGTCGCGCACCTCGGCGGCGCCGGCTGCACGCTCGCGCGGTACGTGGCCGCGACCCGGCCGCGCTCGCCTCAGGTCGTCTTCGAGCTGGACCCGGTGATCGTGGACCTGATGCGCGAGGCGTTCGCCCCCGGGCGGAAGGGGTTCAAGCTCCGCGCCGGCGACGCGCGCGAGGGCGTCGCCCACCTCCAGCCGGACTCGTACGACGTGATGATCCGCGACGCGTTCGACGGCGACCAGGTGCCGCCGCACCTGACCACGCTCGAGTTCGCGCAGGACGTCGCCCGCGTCCTCGGGCGGGACGGCATCTATGTCGCGAACGTCGCCGACCGCAGTACTCAGCTGATCGCCCGCGCCGAGGCGGCGACGATGCGCGCCGCGTTCACCGACGTCGCCCTGGTCGCCGAGCCCGGTCAGCTGCGGGGCCGCCGGTACGGCAACGTGCTACTGCTCGCGTCGAACGGCACCCTCCCCCTCGACCCGCTGACCAGGCGCCTCGCCTCCGGCGCCGTCCGCGCGCGGCTGGTGCCGCCCGACCGTGTCGTCGAGCTCTCCGCCGGCCTGCCGCCGCTCACCGACGCCGGCTTCTGA
- a CDS encoding VOC family protein, which translates to MPAKFDAVGVVVDDLAKTLEFYRKVGLEFPPESESEGGHVEAGNTDGVRIMFDTVEEIQKFAPDWKASSGSARFSLAFLCASPAEVDSIYAELTGLGYHGEKEPWDAFWGQRYAILHDPSGNEVDLFAAL; encoded by the coding sequence ATGCCTGCGAAGTTCGACGCTGTGGGAGTCGTTGTCGACGACCTGGCGAAGACGTTGGAGTTCTACCGCAAGGTCGGGCTGGAGTTTCCACCCGAGTCCGAGTCGGAGGGTGGCCATGTCGAGGCCGGGAACACCGACGGGGTGCGGATCATGTTCGACACGGTCGAGGAAATCCAGAAGTTCGCGCCGGACTGGAAGGCGTCGTCGGGGAGCGCTCGCTTCTCGCTCGCGTTCCTGTGCGCGAGCCCGGCGGAGGTCGACTCGATCTACGCGGAGCTGACGGGGCTCGGGTACCACGGGGAGAAGGAGCCTTGGGACGCGTTCTGGGGGCAGCGGTACGCGATCCTGCACGACCCGAGCGGCAACGAGGTGGATCTGTTCGCGGCGTTGTGA
- a CDS encoding NmrA family NAD(P)-binding protein, translating to MILVTGATGNVGSNVVRLLRERGHEVREFTRELTDREAVRKAFDGVDRVFVSTPNHPHQVTWERNLIDAAAAARVERVVKLSANGAAIGSPVAFWDAQGRLEADLLVTGLPAVVLRPTTYLTNLLASAEAVRQTGKLFLPAEDAKVTLIDPYDVAEVAVVALTEDGHTGRNYLLTGPSAVTFHEVAAELSAVLGREIEYVPVPEEGARMGMLESGMPPWFADELLNVFRELRRGVASAPTDVVRVLTGREPRTVGDFFRAHADAF from the coding sequence ATGATCCTTGTTACTGGGGCCACCGGCAATGTCGGGTCGAACGTCGTGCGTCTGCTGCGCGAACGAGGTCACGAAGTACGGGAGTTCACCCGCGAACTGACCGACCGCGAAGCTGTACGCAAGGCTTTCGACGGGGTCGACCGCGTCTTTGTCAGCACCCCGAACCACCCCCATCAGGTCACTTGGGAGCGCAACCTGATCGATGCGGCGGCGGCCGCCCGGGTCGAACGGGTGGTCAAGCTCAGTGCGAACGGCGCGGCGATCGGTTCGCCGGTGGCGTTCTGGGACGCGCAGGGCCGGCTCGAGGCGGACCTGCTCGTGACCGGGCTGCCCGCGGTCGTGCTGCGTCCGACCACGTACCTCACCAACCTGCTCGCGTCGGCGGAGGCCGTCCGCCAGACCGGCAAGCTGTTCCTGCCGGCGGAGGACGCGAAGGTGACGCTGATCGATCCGTACGACGTCGCCGAGGTCGCGGTCGTCGCGCTGACCGAGGACGGGCACACCGGCCGGAACTACCTGCTCACCGGGCCATCGGCTGTGACGTTCCACGAGGTGGCGGCCGAGCTGTCCGCGGTGCTGGGGCGGGAGATCGAGTACGTCCCCGTTCCCGAGGAAGGCGCGCGGATGGGCATGCTGGAGTCAGGCATGCCGCCGTGGTTCGCCGACGAGTTGCTGAACGTTTTCCGCGAGCTCCGCCGCGGCGTCGCGTCGGCACCGACCGACGTGGTCCGCGTGCTCACCGGACGCGAGCCGCGCACGGTCGGCGACTTCTTCCGGGCTCACGCCGACGCGTTCTGA
- a CDS encoding DUF6454 family protein, with protein MGRRLVAAVVCAAAVLVMGSTAQAGERHRDDPVAKAFRDTTRSTPWQQVAKIPLGFPTHHPQGFALVGDKIFMSTVEVLEWPVRYPEPIDGYDRTPGKGIGHVLVLTRQGKLLKDIKLGEGIVYHPGGIDFDGKSVWVPVAEYRPNSNAIVYRLDPRTYRVTEEFRVRDHVGGVVRDRETGVVHGVSWGSRTLYSWTSHGKRLTKVANEDHLLDYQDCAYVGYRKQLCTGVTGLPDGKGGTFELGGLVLRDLRDGRILHQLPFTALSSAGHVITRNPVALEVADGKLRLFAAPDDGDAAAGTELYVFEAPLGG; from the coding sequence ATGGGACGCAGGCTCGTTGCCGCGGTCGTATGTGCCGCGGCGGTACTGGTGATGGGAAGCACGGCGCAGGCAGGGGAGCGGCATCGCGACGACCCGGTGGCGAAGGCGTTCCGCGACACGACGAGGTCGACGCCGTGGCAGCAGGTGGCGAAGATCCCGTTGGGCTTCCCGACCCATCACCCGCAGGGTTTCGCCTTGGTGGGCGACAAGATCTTCATGTCGACGGTCGAGGTGCTCGAGTGGCCGGTGCGTTACCCGGAGCCGATCGACGGCTACGACCGTACGCCAGGCAAGGGCATCGGGCACGTCCTCGTTCTCACCCGGCAGGGCAAGCTGCTGAAGGACATCAAGCTGGGCGAGGGAATCGTCTACCACCCGGGCGGCATCGACTTCGACGGCAAGTCGGTGTGGGTGCCGGTCGCGGAGTATCGCCCGAACAGCAACGCGATCGTCTACCGGCTGGACCCTCGGACCTACCGGGTGACGGAGGAGTTCCGCGTCCGTGACCACGTCGGCGGGGTCGTCCGCGATCGCGAGACGGGTGTCGTGCACGGCGTGTCGTGGGGCTCGCGGACGTTGTACTCGTGGACCTCGCACGGCAAGCGCCTGACCAAGGTGGCGAACGAGGACCACCTGCTCGACTACCAGGACTGCGCGTACGTCGGGTACCGCAAGCAGCTCTGCACCGGCGTTACCGGGCTGCCGGACGGCAAGGGCGGAACGTTCGAGCTCGGTGGGCTCGTGCTGCGCGACCTGCGCGACGGGCGGATCCTGCACCAGCTGCCGTTCACCGCGTTATCCTCGGCAGGGCACGTGATCACCCGCAACCCGGTCGCGTTGGAGGTGGCGGACGGCAAGCTCCGGCTGTTCGCGGCGCCGGACGACGGTGACGCCGCTGCTGGCACCGAGCTGTACGTCTTCGAGGCTCCGTTGGGCGGCTAG
- a CDS encoding ATP-binding protein, with product MLPIPSVRLLGRFELSLNDDVVQLDSARAEALLAYLLLHRGSTISRQRLAAAFWPDSTEAQARTNLRHVLHTLRARLPTVEEYVEITARTLRWRPDAPLWLDVDGFEETRDLELYGGDLLEEADDDWLEADRTRLRRTYLEALDTQAERAEADGDHTAAAAATERLLREDPLREDAHRRLIRLYDSAGDKARAVAAYHECASILERELGIPPSPPTRAAYEAVMASERTTTEAPIAPFVARAAEREQLVATWKQAEAGSARLVVVGGDAGVGKTRLAEEFRAWCARRGAVVAAASCYAAEGPLAYGAVVGWLRSPPVRERIARTDSHRRTELARILPKLLTDDPSLERPAELPQAEQRQRLFDAVASVLAPTAPTLLSLDDLQYADGETCALVHYLLRANPAARLLILATARREELTAGHRELVASLQARGDLVELELASLDRAETALLASRIAGTDFADDELFEETEGNPLFVVEAVRAGWRPGSPPSPRVQAVIEARLDQLPNEVRDLIEVAATIGREFAPDVLAEAADLDQDALVGGLDELWRRRLVRESGNRYDFAHHRIREVAAARVTPARRRMLHGRIANALERSGAPSASIATHYEQAGASDQAVAFLRKAAVESLSLHAYEQAVEQLDRALTQTLDAQTELTIRTALLAPLAVLDGFASPRIQAQQERVTELSETPSPALLRSIALSALSASDFDTAVSAGKRLAETGDEVDVVEASYVLGIAAFWRADFATAKTAFERVVELYRPEQYRAHLIRYGQDPKVVCLARLGNTLSFLGEPDAAREAREEALAWADELGHPLTRQLGLVFGALLALDQGDLPTLRALVASFPEGYEQAPVRLAVEAYRGYLAVIDGAVDDGLAAVRSAAEEAAGHESAPGLAAVLARIRLASAEAAGRGVGEAADRLLALGGAACVFEPAAFRARQG from the coding sequence GTGCTGCCCATCCCGTCCGTCAGGCTGCTCGGCCGCTTCGAGCTCAGCCTGAACGACGACGTGGTCCAGCTCGACTCCGCCCGCGCCGAAGCACTCCTCGCCTACCTCCTCCTCCATCGCGGCAGCACCATCTCGAGGCAGCGACTCGCCGCCGCGTTCTGGCCCGACTCCACCGAGGCCCAGGCACGCACCAACCTCCGCCACGTCCTCCACACCCTCCGCGCCAGGCTGCCGACGGTCGAGGAGTACGTCGAGATCACCGCCCGTACGCTGCGCTGGCGCCCGGACGCCCCGCTCTGGCTGGACGTCGACGGGTTCGAGGAGACGCGGGACCTCGAGCTGTACGGCGGCGACCTGCTCGAAGAAGCCGACGACGACTGGCTCGAAGCAGACCGCACCAGGCTCCGCCGCACCTACCTCGAAGCGCTCGACACCCAAGCCGAGCGGGCCGAAGCCGACGGCGACCACACCGCCGCCGCAGCGGCGACCGAACGGCTTCTGCGCGAAGACCCACTCCGCGAGGACGCGCACCGCAGGCTGATTCGCCTGTACGACAGCGCCGGCGACAAGGCCCGCGCGGTCGCCGCGTACCACGAGTGCGCCTCGATCCTCGAACGCGAGCTCGGCATCCCACCCTCGCCACCGACAAGGGCCGCCTACGAAGCAGTCATGGCGAGCGAACGCACGACAACGGAGGCACCCATCGCCCCGTTCGTCGCCCGCGCCGCCGAACGAGAACAGCTGGTCGCGACCTGGAAACAGGCCGAAGCCGGCAGCGCCCGCCTCGTCGTGGTAGGTGGCGACGCCGGCGTCGGCAAGACCAGGCTGGCCGAGGAGTTCCGCGCCTGGTGCGCCCGCCGCGGCGCCGTCGTCGCGGCGGCCAGCTGCTACGCCGCCGAGGGTCCGCTCGCGTACGGCGCCGTGGTCGGCTGGCTGCGGTCACCTCCCGTTCGCGAACGGATAGCGCGCACCGACAGCCACCGCCGCACCGAGCTCGCCCGCATCCTCCCCAAGCTCCTCACCGACGACCCAAGCCTCGAACGCCCTGCCGAACTGCCCCAGGCGGAACAGCGGCAGCGCCTGTTCGACGCCGTCGCCAGCGTGCTCGCGCCCACGGCGCCGACGCTGCTCTCGCTCGACGACCTGCAGTACGCCGACGGCGAGACCTGCGCGCTCGTGCACTACCTGCTCCGCGCCAACCCGGCTGCCCGTCTCCTCATCCTCGCGACCGCCCGACGCGAGGAGCTGACGGCCGGCCACCGCGAGCTGGTCGCCAGCCTGCAAGCCCGCGGCGACCTCGTCGAGCTCGAGCTCGCCAGCCTCGACCGTGCCGAAACGGCCTTGCTGGCAAGCAGAATCGCTGGTACGGACTTCGCCGATGACGAGCTCTTCGAGGAGACCGAGGGCAATCCGCTGTTCGTCGTCGAGGCGGTCCGCGCCGGCTGGCGGCCGGGCAGCCCACCCAGCCCCCGCGTGCAGGCCGTGATCGAGGCACGGCTCGACCAGCTTCCGAACGAGGTCCGCGACCTGATCGAGGTGGCGGCCACGATCGGCCGCGAGTTCGCGCCGGACGTCCTGGCCGAAGCCGCCGACCTCGACCAGGACGCGCTGGTCGGCGGCCTCGACGAGCTGTGGCGCAGGCGGCTCGTGCGCGAGAGCGGCAACCGGTACGACTTCGCCCACCACCGCATCCGCGAGGTCGCCGCCGCCCGGGTCACGCCCGCCCGCCGAAGAATGCTGCACGGGAGAATCGCCAACGCCCTCGAACGATCCGGCGCACCGAGCGCGTCGATCGCCACGCACTACGAGCAGGCCGGAGCCTCCGACCAGGCCGTCGCGTTCCTCCGCAAGGCAGCAGTCGAGTCGCTGAGCCTGCACGCGTACGAGCAGGCCGTCGAGCAGCTCGACCGCGCCCTCACGCAAACCCTGGATGCTCAGACAGAGCTGACGATCCGCACCGCGCTACTTGCCCCGCTGGCAGTCTTGGACGGGTTCGCCTCGCCGCGCATCCAGGCCCAGCAGGAACGCGTGACCGAGCTGTCCGAGACACCCAGCCCCGCGCTGCTCCGCTCGATCGCGCTCAGCGCCCTGAGCGCGTCGGACTTCGACACCGCGGTGAGCGCCGGGAAACGGCTGGCGGAGACGGGCGACGAGGTCGACGTGGTGGAAGCCTCGTACGTGTTGGGCATCGCCGCCTTCTGGCGGGCCGACTTCGCCACGGCGAAGACCGCGTTCGAACGTGTCGTCGAGCTGTACCGGCCCGAGCAGTACCGCGCGCACCTGATCCGCTACGGCCAGGATCCGAAGGTCGTTTGCCTTGCCCGCTTGGGAAACACGCTGTCCTTTCTCGGCGAGCCGGATGCCGCACGAGAAGCACGCGAAGAGGCGCTCGCCTGGGCGGACGAGCTGGGACATCCGCTGACCAGGCAGCTGGGGCTGGTGTTCGGCGCGCTGCTCGCGCTGGACCAGGGAGACCTGCCGACGCTTCGCGCGTTGGTCGCGTCGTTCCCCGAGGGCTACGAGCAGGCGCCGGTACGGCTCGCGGTCGAGGCCTACCGCGGGTACCTCGCGGTGATCGATGGCGCCGTCGACGACGGCCTCGCGGCTGTCCGTTCGGCGGCCGAGGAGGCGGCGGGACACGAGTCGGCACCCGGGCTGGCAGCGGTGCTCGCGCGGATCCGGCTTGCCAGCGCCGAAGCCGCCGGCAGGGGAGTCGGAGAGGCCGCCGACCGACTGCTCGCACTGGGCGGCGCCGCGTGCGTGTTCGAGCCGGCAGCGTTCCGCGCTCGCCAGGGCTGA
- a CDS encoding RraA family protein produces MATRVYRNVPRTLTPELLRGWAAVPTTIAADVLGASYVASSSLRPLRPFGSAERLAGPAVTAWCAPGDFGAVAHAIEVAEAGDVLLVDASTGVDAAVTGEILTGVARRKGVAGLAVDGAVRDTAALASWSDFPVFARSVCARRPPGLAGGTVNAPLSFAGVLASPGDLVLGDDDGLLVLPASVAVSGLAAALAHVEAEQSWVTQLEAGRTLLEVFHLDPPELAD; encoded by the coding sequence ATGGCGACCCGTGTGTATCGGAATGTCCCGCGTACGTTGACCCCTGAGCTCCTGCGCGGCTGGGCGGCCGTGCCGACGACGATCGCGGCCGACGTGTTGGGGGCGTCGTACGTGGCGTCCTCTTCGCTGCGCCCGCTGCGTCCGTTCGGGTCTGCGGAACGGTTGGCGGGGCCGGCCGTGACGGCGTGGTGCGCGCCCGGAGACTTCGGCGCGGTGGCGCACGCGATCGAGGTGGCCGAGGCGGGCGACGTGCTCCTGGTCGATGCGAGCACGGGGGTGGACGCGGCCGTGACCGGCGAGATCCTCACCGGCGTCGCGCGCCGCAAGGGGGTGGCCGGGTTGGCAGTGGATGGTGCGGTGCGCGACACGGCAGCGCTGGCGTCGTGGTCGGACTTCCCGGTGTTCGCCCGCTCCGTCTGCGCCCGCCGGCCGCCAGGCCTGGCCGGCGGAACGGTAAACGCGCCCCTCTCCTTCGCCGGCGTCCTTGCCTCGCCCGGCGACCTCGTGCTGGGCGACGACGACGGCCTCCTGGTGCTGCCCGCCTCCGTGGCGGTGTCCGGCCTCGCCGCCGCGCTGGCCCACGTGGAAGCCGAACAGAGCTGGGTCACCCAGCTCGAAGCCGGCCGCACCCTGCTCGAGGTCTTCCACCTCGACCCACCCGAGCTCGCCGACTAG
- a CDS encoding GNAT family N-acetyltransferase produces MPGKGRLAKTVISYGVKYGPLLYEAVKHGREPAQRALQKAFARQVDRRKALQHAGTVVGGAILRVFHNGEPIWVVFSADIPITTYPPVEAPLGTVLQHADLSQRITVNAAKPGGPKLPNFRFPNVQLPHLQLPSLPRLPMLGRKETEPDGAILAAAIEGNTAEFLLALGDAGGGETRDDTVRWTIGGSPLDYHNAVVGADLDEASADSAVRESLELLRRHDVPGTWHVGPSMLPADLGARLLAAGFAYDGAEPGMAVRLSDLVEDERSPDGLVVAPVENEADLVTWATTLARGFGEGEREATWVADMYGRLGLGTGDWVLYLATLDGEPVGTTSVFLGAGVAGVYFVMTVPEARGRGIGAAVTIAGLQQAREAGYEIGVLTSSPLGRKVYERIGFREHCTIDLYTWGPR; encoded by the coding sequence GTGCCGGGAAAGGGTCGGCTGGCCAAGACCGTGATCTCGTACGGCGTCAAGTACGGGCCACTGCTCTACGAGGCCGTGAAGCACGGCCGCGAGCCGGCGCAGCGCGCGCTGCAGAAGGCGTTCGCGCGCCAGGTCGACCGGCGCAAGGCCCTGCAGCACGCGGGCACGGTGGTCGGGGGCGCGATCCTGCGTGTGTTCCACAACGGCGAGCCGATCTGGGTCGTGTTCAGCGCCGACATACCGATCACGACGTACCCGCCCGTCGAGGCGCCGCTCGGCACCGTCCTGCAGCACGCCGACCTCAGCCAACGGATCACGGTCAACGCCGCAAAGCCAGGCGGGCCGAAGCTGCCGAACTTCAGGTTCCCCAACGTTCAGCTGCCGCACCTCCAGCTGCCCAGTCTCCCGAGGTTGCCGATGCTGGGACGCAAGGAAACCGAGCCCGACGGAGCGATCCTGGCCGCGGCGATCGAGGGCAACACGGCCGAGTTCCTGCTCGCGCTCGGTGACGCCGGCGGTGGCGAGACCCGCGACGACACGGTGCGCTGGACGATCGGCGGCTCGCCGCTCGACTACCACAACGCGGTCGTCGGGGCCGACCTCGACGAGGCGTCCGCGGACTCGGCGGTACGGGAGTCGCTCGAGCTGCTGCGCCGGCACGACGTACCCGGGACCTGGCACGTCGGACCGTCGATGCTGCCGGCCGACCTCGGCGCGCGACTGCTCGCGGCCGGGTTCGCGTACGACGGAGCGGAGCCGGGCATGGCCGTACGCCTGAGCGACCTCGTCGAGGACGAGCGTTCGCCGGACGGGCTCGTGGTCGCACCGGTCGAGAACGAGGCCGACCTGGTGACCTGGGCGACGACGCTGGCGCGCGGCTTCGGCGAGGGCGAACGCGAGGCGACCTGGGTCGCGGACATGTACGGCCGGCTCGGCCTCGGTACGGGCGACTGGGTGCTGTACCTCGCGACCCTCGACGGCGAGCCGGTCGGCACGACGTCGGTGTTCCTCGGCGCGGGCGTGGCCGGCGTGTACTTCGTGATGACCGTGCCGGAGGCGCGCGGTCGCGGCATCGGCGCGGCAGTGACGATCGCCGGACTCCAGCAGGCGCGGGAGGCGGGCTACGAGATCGGCGTGCTCACCTCCTCGCCACTTGGGCGCAAGGTGTACGAGCGCATCGGTTTCCGTGAGCACTGCACGATCGACCTTTACACGTGGGGACCTCGTTGA
- a CDS encoding arginase family protein — protein sequence MSKIPPKISVLDAPSNLGLRMPEPGVIPGCYKLAGAIRDNRLLDRLGAHDAGVVVPPRYNTYGWQLGDGIFHKHELPVYTTKLADRLTALFDDGDFVVLLGGDCSILFGPALALKRRGRYGLAYFDGSSDLRHVGIEEYVGATAGEGLAIVTGRGDDEITDLEGLEPYVRDSDIVVLGVRDNDFYLDELARLEIPVHTSPAIQAEGGTAVAAKVLERFEGLDGFWVHLDADVLDPSVMPAADAPDPGGLDYPELVEVLRPLFASERCVGVNFTIYDPDLDPDGLIGRRLTDTLVDALSVRS from the coding sequence GTGTCCAAGATCCCCCCGAAGATCTCCGTCCTCGACGCGCCCTCCAACCTCGGTCTGCGGATGCCCGAGCCAGGGGTCATCCCGGGCTGCTACAAGCTCGCCGGCGCGATCCGCGACAACCGGCTGCTCGACCGCCTCGGCGCGCACGACGCCGGCGTCGTCGTGCCGCCGCGGTACAACACGTACGGCTGGCAGCTCGGTGACGGCATCTTCCACAAGCATGAGCTGCCCGTCTACACGACCAAGCTCGCGGACCGGCTCACGGCCTTGTTCGACGACGGCGACTTCGTCGTGCTGCTCGGCGGCGACTGCAGCATCCTGTTCGGGCCGGCTTTGGCGCTCAAGCGGCGCGGACGGTACGGGCTCGCCTACTTCGACGGCAGCTCGGACCTGCGGCACGTCGGGATCGAGGAGTACGTCGGCGCGACCGCGGGGGAGGGCCTCGCGATCGTGACCGGGCGTGGCGACGACGAGATCACCGACCTGGAGGGGCTGGAGCCGTACGTTCGCGACTCCGACATCGTTGTGCTCGGCGTGCGGGACAACGACTTCTACCTGGACGAGCTCGCCCGGCTCGAGATCCCCGTCCACACCTCGCCGGCGATCCAGGCCGAGGGCGGGACCGCGGTCGCGGCGAAGGTGCTGGAGCGGTTCGAGGGGTTGGACGGGTTCTGGGTGCATCTGGACGCCGACGTTCTGGACCCGTCGGTGATGCCGGCGGCCGACGCGCCGGACCCGGGTGGCCTGGACTATCCGGAGTTGGTCGAGGTGCTGCGGCCGCTGTTCGCCTCGGAGCGGTGCGTAGGCGTGAACTTCACGATCTACGACCCCGATCTGGATCCGGATGGCTTGATCGGGCGCCGGCTGACGGACACTCTGGTGGACGCCCTCAGCGTGCGAAGCTAG